Within Stella humosa, the genomic segment ACCAGTCGGAGAATTCCCGCCTGACGCTGACCGATCGCACGGCGACCGTCGTGCATCCCAGCCGGGACTGCCCCAGCTCGCGGGAGTTCATGGTGCTGGTGGCCCACCTGCTGGTGTCGGCCCAGCCCTTCAGCTTCCAGGTGGCCGGATTCGACCATCGCGACCGCTCGCTGCGCGGCATGCTGCGCCTCAACCCCAGCATCGCGCCCGCGACCCTGCGCATCCTGACCGATATCGGCATGAGCCAGGAGCGCGAAGCCTATGAGGACATCTCGCACCGGATCGAGGAGGCGTTCGCCGCCCTGAAGCGGCAGATCAGCCACTCCCCGATCATTCTCGAGGACGACTGAACGCCTCAGTCGGCCAACGCTCTCAGTCTGCCAGCGCTCTCAATCTGCCAGCCACGCTTCCCGGTTGGCATCGACGAAGGCGTCGTCGTTCAATTCGGGATATGCCGCCAGCACGCGGTCGATCTCGGCCGCCTGGCCGGGGCTCAGCGTCTCGTCCGGGTCCAGGCACCAGGTGCCGGCCATCAGCCCCTGGCGGCGCAGCACCTCGTGGCAGCCGGGGATGCAGCCGCGGAAATCATGGGCGACGTCGAAGAAGGCTGCGTTGGCGTCCGTCACCATCGAATCGAGCGCCAGCAGGTCGGGCGGGATCGGGCCGGCGGCGACGGCTGCCTGGATGCGGGCCAGTTGCTCGACCGCGCGCCTGGTCCATACGCTCCAATGGCCGAGCAGCCCGCCGCGGATGCGCAGGGTCAGGCTGTCGTCGCCGCGGCGCACCACGAAGGGCGTCAGCAGGTCCAGCACGATATGGTCGTCGTTGCCGGTATAGAGCGTGATGCGGTCCTCGGCCCGGGCGTCGGCCACGCCGCGGATGACGTCCAGCGTGCGATAGCGGTTGAACGGCGCCATCTTGATGGCGACGACGTTCTCGATCTCGGCGAAGCGGCGCCAGAAATCGGCCGACAGGATCAGGCCGCCGGCTGCCGGCTGCAGGTAGAACCCCATGATGGGGATTTCGGCGGCGATCCGTCGGCAATGCTCCAGCACCTCGTCCTCGCTGGCGCCGCGCCAGGCGCCCAGCCCCAGCAGGCCGGCGTGGTAGCCGAGGTCGCGGACGATGGCGGCCTCGCGCAGGGCCTGGTCGGTGCGGCCGACGATGCCGCCCACCAGCACGAAGGGCCGGCCCGCCCCGGCCGCCACGTCGGCCGCCATGCGCAGGACGGGCTCATAGAGGCCGGTCTCGCGGATCGCGAACTGGGTCGAATGCACGCCGACCGCCATGCCGCCCGAACCCGAAGCCAGATAGTAGCGCGACAGCGCGCGCTGGTGGCGGCGGTCGAGCCGGCGGTCGGCATCCAGGGCCAGCGGATGGGCGGGGATGACGGTGCCGGCTCGCAGCAATGCCAGGGTCGCGGGGTCGATGTCCTGCCAGCGTTTCGGCATCCTGCCTCCTTCCATTCGATTGGCCCGGGATGACGCCTGATGCGGCCGGGCGAAGTCAAGGCGGTCGGCTTGTCCAGGATTGGGTGGGATGCTTGCCGCCGGCCGCCCCGGGCTCTATTCTCGGGTGGGGAACGCCGGGCCGTTCGACCGCAAGTTGCGCCGCACCAATTGGTCGACGCGGGCTGCGGCCGGTGACGTCAACCGACGAGAGGAAGCGCCGATGTACCGTATTGCCTTGTCGATCATGGCCCTGGCCGTGGCGAGCGGGTCCGCCATGGCCCAGAACGCGAACTGGCCGAAATCCCTTACCCTGACCACGGCATCGCCGGGCGGCACCTTCGCCGTATATGGCCAGGGCGTGGCCGCCGTCATCAGCGACGTGGTCAAGGTCCCGACCTCGACGATGCAGACGCAAGGGCCCAACCAGAATGTCGTGCTGATCCAGCAGCGGCGGGCAGAGGTGGGGATGACCACCATGGGCCCGGCGTACGAGGCGTGGAACGGCACGCTCGTCATCAACAAGGACGTGAAGCACACCGACATCCGGGCGCTCTTCCCGATGTACGAGACGCCGTTCCATGTCGTCTCGATCCAGAAGTCGGGTGCCGCCGACGTCAAGTCCATGAAGGACCTGAACGGGAAGACCGTCGGGTTCGGGCCGGCGGCGGGCACGCCCGGCGTCTACATGACGCGCTGGTTCAAGGACCTTGGCATCAACGTCACGGCGCGCTTCGGCCAGGGCAACGACATGGCCTCGCAGCTGACCGACGGGCGGCTGGATGCCTTCGCCTTCGGCGCCGGCCTGCCGATCCCGGCCTTCAGCGAACTGGACACCACCCACAAGGTGAATTTCTTCGGCTACACCGATGACGAGGTAAAGCAGATCATGGAGAAGGCGCCCTACGTCGCCCCATTCACGATCAAGGCCGGCACCTACAAGCAGCAGACGGTCGACAACAAGACGGTCTCCATGTGGAACTTCGGCATCGCCCACAAGACGCTGCCCGAGGACCTGGCCTACGCCATCACCAAGGCGGTGCTGGAGAACAACCAGCGGATGGTGCAGACGCATTCGGCCGCAGTCGACACGCTGGCCAAGAACGCCACCACCAACCGCTTCCTGCCGTTCCACCCGGGGGCGGCGCGCTACTACAAGGAAATCGGCGTCGCCATCGACCCCGGGGCTGCCCCGCAGCCCTGAGGCGGCGCTTCGCGACACCAGACGATACTATCCAAGCCCTCCCGCGCATGCGGGAGGGCTTTTTCGCTTTTCCATGGCTGAGATGCAGCCTGGCCCGCCGATCGTGGGGGACGATCGGCGGGGGACCGGACAAGGCGAAGCCGGCAAGCAGGGACGGGGGCTACCAGTGAGCATGCATACGCACGAGACCCTGGCGACCGAGGACGCCGAACGGGCCGACAAGTTCGAATTCGGCGCCCGGACGCGGCGCTTCGATGGCTGGCGCCAGCACGCCTTCGTCGGCCTGTCGGCCGCCTACTGTCTCTTTCACATCGCCGTGCTGAATGTCGTGCCGCTGGACGAGTGGGTGTTCCGCACCATCCATGTGACCGTGGGCTCGGCGATCGCCTTCCTGCTCTACTCGGCGCGCTCGACCGGTGGCGGCGGCCGCGTGCCCTGGTACGACTGGCTGGCCATCCTGCTGTCGCTCGCCTGCTGTGCCTATATCTGGCTGAACGTCGACGAGCTGATCGGCCGTACCGGCGTGCTGCCGACCCAGATGGACGCGGTCGTCGCCGCGATCGGCACCGTCCTGGTGGTCGAGATCACCCGCAGAACGGCGGGGCTGGCCCTGCCGATCATCTGCCTGGTCTTCATCGCCTATGTCTTCGTGGGCCCGTGGCTGCCCGGAATCCTCAACTACCGCGGCTACGAGGTCGACCTGTTCTTCTCCTTCATCTACAGCATGGAGGGGATCTTCGGCATGACGACGGCGGCCTCGTCGCAATTCATCATCCTGTTCGTGGCCTTTGCGGCCTTCCTCCAGGCGTCGAAGACCGGGGAATATTTCATCAACCTGGCGATCGGTCTGTTCGGCGGGGTGCGTGGCGGTCCGGCCAAGGTCACCGTCGTCTCGGGCGTTCTGTTCGGCACCATATCGGGCAGTGCCGTTGCCAATGTCGTGGCCAGCGGCATGTTCTCGATCCCGATGATGCGCCGCGTCGGCTATTCCCGAACATCCGCGGCGGCCGTCGAGGCAACGTCCTCCACCGGCGGCCAGTTGGTGCCGCCGGTGATGGGGGCGGGCGCCTTCCTCATGGCCGAGATCACCGGCATCCCCTACACCGACATCGCGCTGGCGGCGCTCATCCCGGCCGGCCTGTTCTACGTCGCCAACTACGCCCATGTGGACATCGAGGCGATCAAGCAGAACATCCGCGGCCTGCCGCGGTCGGAATTGCCCTCCATCCCGCGCCTCCTGCGCCAGGCCTATCTGCTGGCCCCGCTGATCATCCTAATCTGGACCCTGCTGTCCGGCTTCTCGGTCATCCGGGCGGGCACGCTGGGCATCGTGGCGGCGATCGTCACCAGTTGGCTCAGCCGCGAGACGCGGATGGGCGTGGGGGCCACGATCCGCGCCTTGGACGACGCTACCCGGCAATCCCTCCAACTGGTGGCCGTCTGTGCCTGCGCGGGGATCATCGTCGGCGTGCTGGGCCTGACCGGGCTGGGCGGGCGGTTCTCGGCCATGATCCTGTCGATCGCCGGCGAGAGCCAGTTCCTGGCCCTCCTGTTCGCCATGCTGATCGCGCTCCTGCTCGGCATGGGCATGCCCACCACGGCGGCCTACGCGATAGCTGCGGCCGTCGTCGCCCCCGGCCTGCAGCAGATGGGCATTCCGCCGCTGGTCGCCCACCTGTTCATCTTCTACTACGCGGTGATATCGGCCATTACGCCGCCGGTTGCCCTGGCGTCCTTCGCCGCGGCCGCCCTGGCCGGATCGGACCCGTGGAAGACCTCGTTCGAATCCGTCCGCTACGGCGTGGGGGCCTTCGTCGTCCCGTTCATGTTCTTCTATCAGCCTGCCATCCTGCTCCAGGGCGACGCGCTGTCCATCGTCGTGGCCGTGATCACCGCGGTGCTGGGTGTCCTGAGCCTCGCCTTCGCCAGCGAGGCCTGGCTCGGCATGCCGCTCGGATGGCCGATGCGAGGACTCCTGCTGTGCGGCGGGCTGTTCCTGATGGGCGGAGCCTGGTGGGGCGACCTGGCAGGCGGCGCCATCCTGGTTTTCGCCTACGCGATGGCCCGCATTTATCGCAGCAAAAACGGGGGTTCCTGAGAATCTCGAAAAAAAGCGTCACAAACGTGTTGACGGGTCTCCGGCACCCCCTTATAAGCCGGCCTCCCAGACGGGCGGTGCCGAACGAGACCGGCGCCGGACGGAACGGGAAAGAGTTCTTGGACATCGTTGGAATAGAAGGAAGGGATGCGCGGGCGGCGGTGCCATGAGGGGTACTGCAACTGTCCTGCGTATCTTGAGAATAGACGCGTAGATCGGGAGCATGCTCTTGTATTTCTGGTCTGGTTCTTTGGGTCTTCGGGCTTGATGGATTGGATTGGGGATTGAACTTGAGAGTTTGATCCTGGCTCAGAACGAACGCTGGCGGCATGCCTAACACATGCAAGTCGAACGAATGGCTTCGGCCATTAGTGGCGCACGGGTGAGTAACGCGTGGGAATCTGCCCAGCAGTGGGGGATAACCTCGGGAAACTGAGGCTAATACCGCATACGCCCCTCGGGGGAAAGGCTTGCTGCTGCTGGAGGAGCCCGCGTCGGATTAGGTAGTTGGTGGGGTAACGGCCTACCAAGCCTGTGATCCGTAGCTGGTCTGAGAGGATGATCAGCCACACTGGGACTGAGACACGGCCCACTCCTACGGGAGGCAGCAGTGGGGAATATTGGACAATGGGCGCAAGCCTGATCCAGCAATGCCGCGTGAGTGATGAAGGCCTTCGGGTTGTAAAGCTCTTTCGCCCACGACGATGATGACGGTAGTGGGAGAAGAAGCCCCGGCTAACTTCGTGCCAGCAGCCGCGGTAATACGAAGGGGCTAGCGTTGTTCGGAATGACTGGGCGTAAAGGGCGCGTAGGCGGCGCATCAAGTCGGGCGTGAAAGCCCTGGCTCAACCTGGGAACTGCGTTCGAGACTGGTGTGCTAGAGTTCGGGA encodes:
- a CDS encoding dihydrodipicolinate synthase family protein, translating into MPKRWQDIDPATLALLRAGTVIPAHPLALDADRRLDRRHQRALSRYYLASGSGGMAVGVHSTQFAIRETGLYEPVLRMAADVAAGAGRPFVLVGGIVGRTDQALREAAIVRDLGYHAGLLGLGAWRGASEDEVLEHCRRIAAEIPIMGFYLQPAAGGLILSADFWRRFAEIENVVAIKMAPFNRYRTLDVIRGVADARAEDRITLYTGNDDHIVLDLLTPFVVRRGDDSLTLRIRGGLLGHWSVWTRRAVEQLARIQAAVAAGPIPPDLLALDSMVTDANAAFFDVAHDFRGCIPGCHEVLRRQGLMAGTWCLDPDETLSPGQAAEIDRVLAAYPELNDDAFVDANREAWLAD
- a CDS encoding TAXI family TRAP transporter solute-binding subunit — its product is MYRIALSIMALAVASGSAMAQNANWPKSLTLTTASPGGTFAVYGQGVAAVISDVVKVPTSTMQTQGPNQNVVLIQQRRAEVGMTTMGPAYEAWNGTLVINKDVKHTDIRALFPMYETPFHVVSIQKSGAADVKSMKDLNGKTVGFGPAAGTPGVYMTRWFKDLGINVTARFGQGNDMASQLTDGRLDAFAFGAGLPIPAFSELDTTHKVNFFGYTDDEVKQIMEKAPYVAPFTIKAGTYKQQTVDNKTVSMWNFGIAHKTLPEDLAYAITKAVLENNQRMVQTHSAAVDTLAKNATTNRFLPFHPGAARYYKEIGVAIDPGAAPQP
- a CDS encoding TRAP transporter permease; the protein is MHTHETLATEDAERADKFEFGARTRRFDGWRQHAFVGLSAAYCLFHIAVLNVVPLDEWVFRTIHVTVGSAIAFLLYSARSTGGGGRVPWYDWLAILLSLACCAYIWLNVDELIGRTGVLPTQMDAVVAAIGTVLVVEITRRTAGLALPIICLVFIAYVFVGPWLPGILNYRGYEVDLFFSFIYSMEGIFGMTTAASSQFIILFVAFAAFLQASKTGEYFINLAIGLFGGVRGGPAKVTVVSGVLFGTISGSAVANVVASGMFSIPMMRRVGYSRTSAAAVEATSSTGGQLVPPVMGAGAFLMAEITGIPYTDIALAALIPAGLFYVANYAHVDIEAIKQNIRGLPRSELPSIPRLLRQAYLLAPLIILIWTLLSGFSVIRAGTLGIVAAIVTSWLSRETRMGVGATIRALDDATRQSLQLVAVCACAGIIVGVLGLTGLGGRFSAMILSIAGESQFLALLFAMLIALLLGMGMPTTAAYAIAAAVVAPGLQQMGIPPLVAHLFIFYYAVISAITPPVALASFAAAALAGSDPWKTSFESVRYGVGAFVVPFMFFYQPAILLQGDALSIVVAVITAVLGVLSLAFASEAWLGMPLGWPMRGLLLCGGLFLMGGAWWGDLAGGAILVFAYAMARIYRSKNGGS